The following proteins are co-located in the Phragmites australis chromosome 10, lpPhrAust1.1, whole genome shotgun sequence genome:
- the LOC133883486 gene encoding protein OXIDATIVE STRESS 3 LIKE 4-like, with protein MSVVAAVGPGAAPAYGGKLCGGRARKRKDVVQDQEAEEGRGDGWQPHGLFVLETVKEDDDEERSSIGVVSDEEDEEGEEVDSGGTAKRRKDSAGALACMDALDDALPTKRGLSNFFSGRSRSFANLQDAVAAVTSARDLAKPENPFNKRRRVLRCCSIRRVNSTSLTALPSFSPPAGNGINEGAGSG; from the exons ATGTCCGTTGTGGCGGCCGTGGGGCCCGGCGCCGCGCCGGCGTACGGTGGTAAGCTGTGCGGCGGCAgggcgaggaagaggaaggacgTGGTCCAGGAccaggaggcggaggaggggcgGGGCGACGGGTGGCAGCCACATGGGCTGTTCGTGCTGGAGACGGTGAAGGAGGACGATGACGAGGAGAGGTCATCCATCGGCGTGGTGTCCgatgaggaggacgaggagggggaggaggtggaCAGCGGGGGGacggcgaagaggaggaaggactCGGCCGGCGCGCTCGCGTGCATGGACGCCCTGGACGACGCGCTCCCTACCAA GAGGGGGCTGTCCAACTTCTTCTCCGGCAGGTCGCGGTCGTTCGCGAACCTGCAGGACGCGGTGGCCGCGGTTACCAGCGCCAGGGACCTCGCCAAGCCGGAGAACCCCTTCAACAAGCGCCGGCGGGTCCTCCGGTGCTGCTCCATCCGGAGGGTCAACTCCACCTCGCTCACGGCGCTGCCGTCCTTCTCGCCGCCCGCCGGGAACGGCATCAACGAGGGCGCCGGCAGTGGCTGA